Part of the bacterium genome, AAACCCGTTGACTTGGATGATATTTTAAGAGCATTCAATGAAGATTTTCAAAAAATTACGCCAAGGCCACAGGATATTGAAACACCATCTTTGGAGCAGATAGAGTGGGAGCATATTCAAAGAGTGCTGGAGGATTGTGATGGAAATATCACTCAAGCTGCAAAAAAAATGGGCATGCATCGCCGAACATTACAGAGAAAGCTTAAAAAATATGCACCGATGAAAAGAGATATTTAATAGATCTTTTGAAGAATAAATATTTTTTTGTCTAAGTTAAGTTATTGAAAATAATAAAGAAATAAAAGAACATTATGTCGCAGTGTTAAATTCTTTACCTCTTTTTAGTTTTGTTGTAACACCTGCTGCGTGAAACCAATTTTTTCGAAAAATATTAATAAGTTATTGATGTTTATCCCGCTAGCTATTGCTATAGGTGGCGGTTTTGTAACAGTTTTTGTTTGGTACTATATGTCGCCTTATTATTACGAGGTGGGCTATGTTCCTAAGCAGCCAATCCAGTATAGTCATGCTCTGCATGCAGGTGAGTTAGGTATTGATTGTCGGTATTGCCATTCTACGGTAGATAAAGACTTTACAGCCTCAATTCCATCAACGGCCACTTGCATGAACTGTCATACATTGATTAAGTCAGACAGTGAAAAAATTGCGCCATTAAAGTACAGCTATGACAACAATCTTCCAGTTGAGTGGGTCAGGGTACATGATTTGCCTGAGTATTCAAAGTTCAATCATGCGGTTCATGTAAAAGCG contains:
- a CDS encoding cytochrome c3 family protein, with amino-acid sequence MFIPLAIAIGGGFVTVFVWYYMSPYYYEVGYVPKQPIQYSHALHAGELGIDCRYCHSTVDKDFTASIPSTATCMNCHTLIKSDSEKIAPLKYSYDNNLPVEWVRVHDLPEYSKFNHAVHVKAQIGCASCHGDIQNMEVVYKSQPLSMGWCLDCHRNPQKHVRPKSEIYNTSWKPGKDHQQWAEKFIKENNIKGPENCTACHY